In one window of Streptomyces griseus subsp. griseus DNA:
- a CDS encoding TetR/AcrR family transcriptional regulator, with the protein MARPRKPLLSRDRIVEAASALVDAEGLDAVSTRRLAGVLGVSGPSLYNHFRNKDEILDAVADTVSVQVDLSMFEESDPRGWREALHDWALSYRAALAAHPHIVPVLARGPGRRPAGLRVADAVFGGMVGAGWPPAQATRIGALMRYFITGSALGSFAGGFVDDESAYDPADYPHLGQAHLLADHRRQVDEGAFETGLRALLDGLAVQYEEYARPTEKARRAPNRP; encoded by the coding sequence ATGGCCCGACCGCGCAAGCCCCTCCTGAGCAGAGACCGCATCGTCGAGGCGGCGAGCGCGCTCGTGGACGCCGAAGGGCTGGACGCGGTCTCCACGCGGAGGCTGGCGGGCGTGCTGGGGGTCAGCGGGCCATCGCTCTACAACCACTTCCGCAACAAGGACGAGATCCTCGACGCGGTCGCCGACACCGTCTCCGTACAGGTCGATCTGTCGATGTTCGAGGAGTCGGACCCGCGCGGCTGGCGGGAGGCCCTGCACGACTGGGCGCTCTCCTACCGGGCCGCCCTCGCCGCGCACCCGCACATCGTGCCGGTCCTCGCCCGCGGGCCAGGGCGGCGGCCGGCGGGGCTGCGGGTCGCCGACGCGGTGTTCGGGGGGATGGTGGGGGCGGGGTGGCCGCCCGCTCAGGCCACCCGGATAGGGGCGCTGATGCGGTACTTCATCACCGGGTCGGCGCTGGGGTCGTTCGCCGGGGGGTTCGTGGACGACGAGAGCGCGTACGACCCGGCGGACTACCCGCACCTGGGCCAGGCGCACCTGCTGGCCGACCATCGGCGGCAGGTCGACGAGGGGGCCTTCGAGACGGGCCTGCGGGCGCTACTGGACGGGCTGGCGGTCCAGTACGAGGAGTATGCGCGGCCCACGGAGAAGGCTCGGCGGGCGCCGAACCGCCCTTGA
- a CDS encoding DMT family transporter, giving the protein MAMTTTPAAQATPARSWRATAAACTTVVLWASAFVSIRSAGEAYSPGALALGRLLAGSLVLGAILLVRREGLPGRGAWRGIVTSGVLWFGLYMVALNWGEQEVDAGTAAMLVNVGPILMALMGARMLGEGLPRRLLLGMGISFSGAVVVGLAMSGHGTSSVLGVALCLLAAVVYALGVVSQKPALAYGSSLQINTFGCLIGAVACLPFTGVLVSEAADAPMSATLNMIYLGVFPTALAFTTWGYALARTTAGRMGATTYAVPAIVVLMAWLLLDEVPTPLGVLGGLLCLAGVAVSRSRQQTGPTRGNPAGPVEGNRHDAEDRGARRP; this is encoded by the coding sequence GTGGCCATGACGACGACCCCCGCGGCCCAGGCCACCCCCGCCCGATCCTGGCGGGCCACCGCCGCCGCCTGTACCACCGTGGTCCTGTGGGCCTCCGCCTTCGTCTCCATCCGCAGTGCGGGCGAGGCCTACTCCCCCGGTGCGCTGGCCCTCGGGCGGCTGCTGGCGGGCTCCCTGGTGCTCGGGGCGATCCTCCTCGTACGCCGGGAAGGGCTGCCGGGGCGCGGCGCCTGGCGCGGGATCGTCACCTCCGGGGTGCTGTGGTTCGGGCTCTACATGGTGGCGCTCAACTGGGGCGAGCAGGAGGTCGACGCCGGGACGGCCGCGATGCTCGTGAACGTCGGGCCGATCCTGATGGCCCTGATGGGCGCCCGGATGCTCGGCGAGGGGCTGCCCCGACGGCTGCTGCTGGGCATGGGCATCTCGTTCTCCGGCGCCGTCGTCGTCGGCCTCGCCATGTCCGGCCACGGCACCTCGTCCGTGCTGGGCGTGGCGCTCTGCCTGCTGGCCGCCGTGGTGTACGCGCTGGGCGTGGTGAGCCAGAAGCCGGCGCTCGCGTACGGCTCCTCGCTCCAGATCAACACCTTCGGCTGCCTGATCGGCGCCGTCGCCTGCCTGCCCTTCACCGGGGTGCTGGTCTCCGAGGCCGCCGACGCCCCGATGTCCGCCACGCTGAACATGATCTACCTGGGCGTCTTCCCGACCGCGCTGGCCTTCACCACCTGGGGCTACGCGCTGGCCCGCACCACGGCGGGCCGGATGGGCGCCACCACGTACGCGGTCCCGGCGATCGTGGTGCTCATGGCGTGGCTGCTGCTGGACGAGGTGCCGACCCCGCTCGGGGTGCTCGGCGGGCTGCTCTGCCTGGCAGGGGTGGCGGTCTCCCGGAGCCGTCAGCAGACTGGGCCCACACGCGGAAATCCGGCTGGGCCGGTGGAGGGAAACCGTCATGACGCGGAAGACCGGGGCGCACGGCGACCGTAA
- the ppk2 gene encoding polyphosphate kinase 2: MTRKTGAHGDRKGRDGARKRTAREEAAQAARHGGPYLDGFQVADSGDDDPVLVEPDGHARDAWREDYPYAHKLRRRDYEKAKRALQIELLKLQHWVKERDERLVILFEGRDAAGKGGTIKRFTEHLNPRGARIVALEKPTERERTQWYFQRYAAHLPSAGEIVLFDRSWYNRAGVERVMGFCTTREYLEFMHQAPGFERMLARDGIHLVKFWFSVSRNEQRNRFMIRQIDPVRRWKLSPVDLASLDKWDEYTEAKELMLFHTDTADAPWTVVKSNDKKRARLEAMRHVLDRFDYPGKDPEVVGVPDPLIVGPASRLFEEGEMDARLLGPTASTSRTTDY; encoded by the coding sequence ATGACGCGGAAGACCGGGGCGCACGGCGACCGTAAGGGTCGCGACGGGGCGAGGAAGAGGACCGCCCGCGAGGAGGCCGCACAGGCGGCCCGCCACGGCGGGCCCTACCTCGACGGCTTCCAGGTGGCCGACAGCGGCGACGACGACCCGGTCCTGGTGGAGCCGGACGGCCATGCCCGGGACGCCTGGCGGGAGGACTACCCGTACGCGCACAAGCTCCGGCGCCGCGACTACGAGAAGGCCAAGCGCGCCCTGCAGATCGAGCTGCTGAAGCTCCAGCACTGGGTGAAGGAGCGCGACGAGCGGCTGGTGATCCTCTTCGAGGGCCGGGACGCGGCGGGCAAGGGCGGCACGATCAAGCGGTTCACCGAGCATCTCAATCCCCGTGGTGCCCGCATAGTGGCCCTGGAGAAGCCCACCGAGCGTGAGCGGACCCAGTGGTACTTCCAGCGGTACGCGGCGCATCTGCCGAGCGCCGGGGAGATCGTGCTGTTCGACCGCTCCTGGTACAACCGGGCCGGGGTGGAGCGGGTGATGGGGTTCTGCACGACCCGCGAGTACCTGGAGTTCATGCACCAGGCGCCCGGCTTCGAGCGGATGCTCGCCCGGGACGGCATCCACCTGGTGAAGTTCTGGTTCTCCGTCTCGCGCAACGAGCAGCGCAACCGGTTCATGATCCGGCAGATCGATCCCGTACGGCGGTGGAAGCTGAGCCCGGTCGACCTGGCCTCGCTGGACAAGTGGGACGAGTACACCGAGGCCAAGGAGCTGATGCTCTTCCACACCGACACGGCCGACGCGCCGTGGACGGTGGTGAAGAGCAACGACAAGAAGCGGGCCCGGCTGGAGGCGATGCGGCACGTCCTGGACCGCTTCGACTACCCGGGCAAGGACCCGGAGGTGGTCGGGGTGCCGGACCCGCTGATCGTGGGCCCGGCCTCCCGGCTGTTCGAGGAGGGCGAGATGGACGCCCGGCTGCTGGGACCGACCGCCTCGACCTCCCGGACGACGGACTACTGA